The DNA sequence GCGACATCGCCGACGCCGCCATGGGGATGGCGTACGCCAGCACCCTCGAGGAGGGGGAGACGTTCACGACGCTCGAGCTGAAGATCAACTTCCTGAGACCGGTGTGGACCGGGCGGCTCCGGGCCGCGGGCCACGTGGTCCAGCGCGGCCACACGGTGGGTCTGGTCGAGTGTGACGTTCTCGACGACAACGACCGGAAGGTCGCCAGGGCTTCGAGCACGTGCATGACGCTCCGGGGCGAGCGGGCATCCGGCCGGTGAATCCCAACCCCAGCGTCGGGCATCCAAAATGGCAAAGATGAGCCGGCACGGAAGAAGCGGCATCCACTATGCGTGGGTGGTCCTCGCAGCGGCGACGCTGGTCCTCCTCGCCGCGGCTGGCATGCGATCCTCGTTCGGCGTCTTCATCAAGCCGATGGAGGCAGAGTTCGGCTGGGATCGAGCCTCGCTCTCGATGGTGGCCTCGCTCTCCCTCCTCCTCTACGGCGCGGCGGGCCCGGTTGTCGGCAGACTGGCCGATCGCTGGGGTCCGCGCGGGGTGCTTGCATGCGCGACCGCGCTCCTCGCTGCCGGAGCGTTGGCGACCGCTCAGGTGGGCGCGCTCTGGCAGCTCTACCTCACGGCCGGGATCCTCACCGCGCTGGGCGCAGGCGGTATGGCGATGTCCGTCGCCGCTTCCCTGGCCGCGCGCTGGTTCGACACCCGGCGCGGTCTGGTGCTCGGGGTCGCGGGAGGAGGGATGGCGGCCGGCCAGCTCCTGATTGTTCCGCTCGCAATGACGCTCACGGTGTCCGGGGGGTGGCGCCTGACCTTCGTCGTCCTCGGTGCGGGCTTCCTCCTGCTAATCCTGCCTCTCGCTCTGGGCCTCATCCGCAACGATCCCCGGGACCTCGGCCTCGCACCCTACGGCGCCGTGGCGGAGTCCTCGCCCGAGACAGCCCGGGAGACTCTAGCCGAGCGCACGGGGTTTCTCGAGGCGGCGGGCACGGTACCCTTCTGGTTGCTCGCCGGAAGCTTCTGGGTCTGCGGCTATACCACATCTGGCCTGGTTCTGACCCACCTCATTCCCCACGCGACAGAGCACGGGTTCCACGCAACGCAGGCGGCCCAGGCGCTGGGCCTCATGGGCGCACTCAACATCGTGGGGACCGTCGCCTCAGGCTGGATCTGCGACCGGTTCGGGCAGAAAGGGCCCCTGGCCGGCTACTACTTCCTGCGCGGGCTCTCGCTGATCTTCCTGCCGTACGTCGGGACAGTGCCCGGACTTTTCGCGTTCGCCGCGATCTTCGGACTGAACTACATCTCGACGGTGCCGGCCACGACAGCGCTCACCGCGAAGATCTACGGCCGATACTCGGTGGGCGAGCTATCGGGGTGGATCTTCTTCTCCCATCAGGTCGGCGCCGCCTTCGGGTCGGCGGTGGGCGGGTACCTCTACGACCAGCTCGGGGACTACACGCTCGCCTTCCACTCCGCCGCCGCGGTGGCCTTCGTGGCGACCGCCGTGGTCCTCGCGATCCGGGATCAGCCGGTCGCAGGAGGCCCCCCGCAGCCGGAAGTAGTGCCACGGGCCGGAGGCTACTGAGCGGCGCTCCCAGGTGTGGCGCGCGACTTATACCGCCGAAGAGCCGTTTTTTCTGCTCAAGACGGGGACTTCGAGTAGCCTCCACGAAGCCGAAAAGAGGTCTCGTTCCGAAGGAGGAGACCGTGATGCGATGCGTCAGGTTTGACCGGTTTGGTGACCCGGCAGAGGTGCTCCAGGTTCACAACGTGCCAACACCTTCGCCCGGCCCGGGCGAAGCGCTCGTTCGAATGCGCGCGCGCCCGATCAACCCCTCAGATCTCCTGACCGTGCGCGGCTTCTACGGCGTGTCACCCCAGCTTCCGGCGACGCCGGGGTACGAGGGTATGGGCGTCATCGAAGCCGTTGGGCCCGACGTGCGCGGAGTTCAGGTCGGCCAGCGCGTCATTCCCCTTCGCGCGCCGGGAACCTGGCAGGAATTTCTCGTCGTGAAGGCCGGGAACCTCGTCCCGGCACCTGACAGCCTCAGTGACGAGAGCGCGGCCCAGTTTGTCGTCAACCCCCTCTCGGCCTGGATCATGGTGACGGAAGAGCTGGCTCTCCAGCCGGGACAGTGGCTGCTCCAGACCGCCGCCGGCTCGACGCTCGGGCGCATCGTGCTGCAGGTCGCGAAGCTCCGGAACGTGAAGACGATCAATGTGGTCCGTCGTCGGGAGCAGGCGCAGGAGTTGAAAGCGTTAGGGGCGGATCAAGTGATCTGCACGGAGGATGAGGACCTCGTTCAACGGGTCATGGCTGTCACCAATGGGGCCGGCGTGCCGGCGGCAATTGATGCGGTGGGCGGGCAGGTCGCGGGCAGCGTCGTGCAGGCGCTCGGACCGGGAGGGGTCATGCTTAGCTACGGCCTCCTCTCCCTCGAGCCGATCCTGATCAACGGCGCGCTGACGATCTTCCGCACGCTGTCAGTGCGCGGCTTCTGGCTGACCGCGTGGTTCCGACGCGCGCCTGCCGAGAAGCAACGCGCAGTCATGGGCGAGGTGTTGAGTCACATGGCGAAGGGGGAGATCGTCCCGCCGGTCGAGGCCAAGTACGACCTCGGCGATATCACGGAGGCCGTCCGCCACGCCGAGAGGCCGGGTCGTCGCGGGAAGGTTTTGTTGGTAGGCTGACGGTCATTGGAGCAATCGGGCGTCATCCTCCGTCAGAGCAACAGATGGGTCCCCGCTAATCTAACGCCCGAATAGCACGCGAGGGGAGACCAGGGCGCGCGGGGGAACGAAGTCGCCGATGACACCCATCAGGAGACCGAGGAGGTCCGGGCGCCGGACCAGCCAGTGGGCCACCCGGTTGGCCAGCCAGCGTCGCGAGATCACGACCTGGAGGAGGCGCGTCAGCCACTCCTTCTCCTTGAAGGCGGCGCGGCGCGCCTCCCAGAACGGCGCCAGCGCAGCGGCCGACGGATCGCCGGCCCTGAGCGCGGCGTGGGCGACCTCGGCCGCCAGCTCGGCGGAGCGGAGGGCGCTGAAGATCCCCTCACCGGTGAACGGATCGTAGAAGCCAGCGGCGTCGCCCACCAGGAGCAGTCCGCCGCACCGGGGCCGAGCGACGCGGTAGGCCAGGGGCCCGAGGGCGCTCATCGAGC is a window from the Candidatus Rokuibacteriota bacterium genome containing:
- a CDS encoding PaaI family thioesterase — its product is MLDLTRMALRGEMQVPGLPPPVAKLIGFTLTEIELGRAVVELEATERHANPMGTLHGGILCDIADAAMGMAYASTLEEGETFTTLELKINFLRPVWTGRLRAAGHVVQRGHTVGLVECDVLDDNDRKVARASSTCMTLRGERASGR
- a CDS encoding MFS transporter, whose translation is MSRHGRSGIHYAWVVLAAATLVLLAAAGMRSSFGVFIKPMEAEFGWDRASLSMVASLSLLLYGAAGPVVGRLADRWGPRGVLACATALLAAGALATAQVGALWQLYLTAGILTALGAGGMAMSVAASLAARWFDTRRGLVLGVAGGGMAAGQLLIVPLAMTLTVSGGWRLTFVVLGAGFLLLILPLALGLIRNDPRDLGLAPYGAVAESSPETARETLAERTGFLEAAGTVPFWLLAGSFWVCGYTTSGLVLTHLIPHATEHGFHATQAAQALGLMGALNIVGTVASGWICDRFGQKGPLAGYYFLRGLSLIFLPYVGTVPGLFAFAAIFGLNYISTVPATTALTAKIYGRYSVGELSGWIFFSHQVGAAFGSAVGGYLYDQLGDYTLAFHSAAAVAFVATAVVLAIRDQPVAGGPPQPEVVPRAGGY
- a CDS encoding zinc-dependent alcohol dehydrogenase family protein — its product is MRCVRFDRFGDPAEVLQVHNVPTPSPGPGEALVRMRARPINPSDLLTVRGFYGVSPQLPATPGYEGMGVIEAVGPDVRGVQVGQRVIPLRAPGTWQEFLVVKAGNLVPAPDSLSDESAAQFVVNPLSAWIMVTEELALQPGQWLLQTAAGSTLGRIVLQVAKLRNVKTINVVRRREQAQELKALGADQVICTEDEDLVQRVMAVTNGAGVPAAIDAVGGQVAGSVVQALGPGGVMLSYGLLSLEPILINGALTIFRTLSVRGFWLTAWFRRAPAEKQRAVMGEVLSHMAKGEIVPPVEAKYDLGDITEAVRHAERPGRRGKVLLVG